In one window of Henckelia pumila isolate YLH828 chromosome 1, ASM3356847v2, whole genome shotgun sequence DNA:
- the LOC140882953 gene encoding putative disease resistance RPP13-like protein 1 has translation MLDSIEDSLGFDWNHESSMVGFREDFLQIKDWLLGSAYHLEVMTIVGMTGIGKTTLTRNLFEHPAIDHIFKVHAWVSLSRTNNAQKIIKGILDSLRPIEDELDDKSIEQLADILYRSLKGKRYFIVLDDVWDIKVWDDIKRSFPNDNIKSRIILMTRLFEMDLEDQFSKIHHMSLLTPKMSWTLFCIKVFGDENCPQELEYAAEIILGNCGGIPLAIVVTGGLLSKVSRTRDDWQLIVRSIKATTTSEEQLKGILSLSYMYLPDHLRACIRSMIIFAEDYELSVPRIIRLWIDEGLVNQLGSKSPEEVAEEFLKDLIDRSFVVVCKPNRKGDADFCSVCSIWKDFYMAKNPDILQILLSTSNRSTALERGTENLPRGYGEGVSMIVREGQKGEIKCKENLGISMDVLFNNRYTKDCIRYCSLFPPAYEFTKDILVLQWIAQGGTIAGNSVFLEEACIQCFDILLKLKYIAPVGYVYDGLYKTKYKVGDEMNEFLQNHPVGFRVAKELDSSHVNVNVSKLEHLSLSFKFIDQINFGIIKKLSHLHTLIIHGCRSSVVKYLPSDLFLELKALRMLNFSRSDVNHLPSSIENSKALRFLDMSETSIIYLPEKMCNLINLQTLKLDKCKSLAQLPNRTKELINLRHLILDVAGQLDSMPEGMGNLSELRTLRTFLVGKEDGHNINELKHMNKLNGSLRISNLENVKSPVKAADASLCCKQDLKKIEFWWVDLQYEKNSIEEEILACLEPALGIQEIEVCYYSGGSFPSWISKPSFNELVSISLYECRYCDNLPSLGQLPSLKVLSVVGMNEVLEINNLFCGEQTDKNQPSFPMLEQLSFYAMPKLEKWTEIRIGDFPNLLDLRIESCQKFKCLPFLSHLNSLKCMQLGDCPELSCLPDGGFPSTLETLMVDDCPKLEGRCSKDKGEDWCKIAHVPAVYIDAVKVHAK, from the exons ATGCTGGATTCCATTGAGGACTCTCTAGGATTTGATTGGAATCACGAAAGCTCTATGGTTGGATTCCGGGAAGACTTTTTACAAATTAAAGATTGGCTACTTGGATCAGCATATCATCTTGAAGTCATGACGATTGTTGGGATGACTGGAATCGGTAAGACTACTCTCACAAGAAATTTGTTTGAGCATCCAGCCATTGATCATATTTTCAAAGTTCATGCTTGGGTATCATTATCTCGAACAAATAATGCGCAAAAAATTATCAAGGGCATTCTGGATTCCTTGAGACCTATCGAAGATGAACTGGATGACAAGAGCATTGAACAATTAGCAGATATTCTATACAGAAGTTTAAAGGGTAAGAGGTACTTCATTGTATTGGATGATGTGTGGGATATCAAGGTCTGGGATGACATCAAAAGATCATTTCCTAATGATAATATCAAGAGCCGGATCATTCTGATGACTAGGCTGTTCGAGATGGATCTTGAAGACCAGTTTTCCAAGATTCATCACATGAGTCTTCTTACACCCAAAATGAGCTGGACTCTTTTTTGTATCAAAGTTTTTGGGGACGAAAATTGCCCTCAGGAGCTTGAGTATGCTGCAGAAATTATTTTAGGGAATTGTGGAGGGATTCCCCTTGCAATTGTGGTGACTGGTGGCCTTCTCTCCAAAGTAAGCAGGACTAGAGATGACTGGCAGCTTATTGTGAGGTCGATTAAGGCAACCACAACTTCTGAGGAACAATTGAAGGGGATTCTCTCCTTGAGCTACATGTACTTGCCAGATCATCTGAGAGCATGCATCCGTTCCATGATAATCTTTGCAGAAGATTATGAACTCTCAGTCCCCCGAATCATCAGGCTTTGGATTGATGAGGGACTCGTAAATCAGCTTGGTTCTAAAAGTCCTGAAGAAGTGGCTGAGGAGTTTCTGAAAGATCTAATTGATAGAAGTTTCGTAGTGGTTTGCAAACCAAATAGAAAGGGTGATGCTGACTTCTGCAGCGTTTGTAGCATCTGGAAGGACTTCTACATGGCTAAGAATCCAGATATTCTTCAG ATTTTGCTCTCAACTTCAAATCGAAGCACCGCACTGGAACGAGGTACGGAAAATCTTCCAAGAGGCTATGGTGAAGGTGTTTCCATGATAGTTAGGGAAGGACAAAAAGGGGAAATTAAGTGCAAGGAAAATCTAGGAATATCGATGGACGTATTGTTTAACAACAGATACACGAAAGACTGCATTAGATATTGTTCGTTATTTCCACCCGCATATGAATTCACCAAGGACATTCTCGTTTTGCAATGGATTGCTCAAGGGGGAACAATAGCAGGAAACAGTGTATTCCTCGAGGAAGCATGCATTCAGTGCTTTGATATATTGTTGAAGCTCAAATACATTGCTCCTGTTGGGTATGTTTATGATGGACTTTATAAAACAAAATACAAAGTTGGTGATGAGATGAATGAATTCCTTCAAAATCATCCCGTAGGATTTCGGGTTGCGAAAGAATTGGATAGTAGCCATGTGAATGTCAATGTGTCTAAACTCGAACATTTGTCCTTGTCCTTTAAGTTCATCGACCAAATCAATTTTGGgatcataaaaaaattgagcCATCTTCATACTCTCATAATTCATGGTTGCCGTAGTTCTGTTGTTAAATACTTACCTTCTGATTTGTTTCTGGAGCTAAAGGCCTTAAGGATGTTAAATTTCAGTCGTTCTGATGTCAATCACTTGCCGAGCTCTATTGAAAATTCAAAGGCGTTGCGATTTCTTGATATGTCCGAgacatcaattatatatttgcCTGAGAAAATGTGCAATCTCATCAATCTGCAGACCTTAAAACTTGACAAATGTAAGTCCCTCGCTCAACTGCCTAATCGTACGAAAGAGTTGATTAACCTGCGCCATTTGATTCTTGATGTTGCTGGCCAGTTGGACTCAATGCCAGAAGGTATGGGAAATCTGTCAGAGTTACGCACTTTAAGGACATTTTTGGTTGGCAAAGAAGATGGTCATAACATAAATGAATTGAAACACATGAACAAATTGAATGGATCACTTCGGATTTCGAATCTTGAAAATGTTAAATCTCCTGTTAAGGCTGCAGATGCTTCTCTTTGCTGCAAACAAGACCTCAAGAAAATAGAATTTTGGTGGGTGGATCTTCAATATGAGAAGAATTCAATTGAAGAGGAAATACTAGCATGTCTTGAACCAGCTTTGGGCATCCAAGAGATAGAAGTATGCTATTATAGCGGTGGAAGTTTCCCGAGTTGGATAAGCAAACCGTCTTTTAATGAATTGGTTAGTATAAGCCTCTACGAGTGTAGATATTGTGACAACCTTCCATCTCTTGGACAATTGCCATCTCTAAAGGTTCTCAGCGTTGTTGGAATGAATGAGGTGCTAGAAATCAACAACCTCTTTTGTGGTGAACAAACCGATAAGAATCAACCCTCGTTTCCTATGCTCGAGCAACTGTCATTTTATGCCATGCCCAAATTGGAAAAATGGACAGAAATAAGAATCGGTGATTTTCCCAATCTCTTGGATCTCAGAATCGAATCGTGTCAGAAATTCAAGTGCCTTCCTTTTCTGTCACATTTGAACTCTCTTAAGTGTATGCAATTGGGCGATTGTCCTGAACTTTCATGCTTGCCTGATGGTGGATTTCCATCCACCCTTGAAACATTAATGGTCGATGATTGTCCCAAATTAGAAGGACGTTGCAGCAAAGATAAAGGTGAAGATTGGTGCAAGATTGCTCATGTGCCTGCTGTTTATATCGATGCTGTGAAGGTCCATGCGAAATAG